From the Cryptomeria japonica chromosome 2, Sugi_1.0, whole genome shotgun sequence genome, one window contains:
- the LOC131051972 gene encoding subtilisin-like protease SBT1.7: protein MKQHQAEDASLLLYTYDIVLDGFAAKLSSGEAAALESMEGCLAVIPSCASQILTTHSPQFLGLGGSHNNLWPLSHYGKDVIVGVIDSGIWPESRSFNDKGLGPVPPKWKGVCQSGDMFDSSHCNRKIIGARYFFRGYEAHQGKLNKSEINSARDSEGHGTHCASIAAGSEVGGVSFNGFGNGTARGMAPQARLAVSKVLWDGNVDDCDQLAAIEMAVSDGVDIISLSLGYEERPFCKDPRAIGAFKAMAKGVVFSSAAANDGPFSASLRNTAPWLITVGDSSMDRKFPAAVRIGNHEIYRDSSLSQAAQVTEPLPVVYVSQNKSTRRCISGLHPSMVKDKIVVCDVADSCDNVPNEVSTLVKKAGGAAIIFASDICCGSDEIIGDYDLPFISVDFADGEKIKKYINSTSNPTAAVRPTGLTVVGKAVRASIVASFSSRGPSWEFPDILKPDVVAPGVNILAPYKGGRYMCESGTSRSCPHVSGLAALIRSVHPSWSPAAIKSALMTSAYVRDNKDQPIKDAFDGKPHTHSRWAQVM, encoded by the coding sequence ATGAAGCAACATCAGGCTGAGGATGCAAGCCTATTGTTGTATACATATGATATCGTACTTGATGGATTTGCAGCGAAGCTTAGCAGTGGAGAGGCTGCAGCTTTAGAGAGCATGGAGGGTTGCTTGGCCGTAATCCCATCATGTGCAAGCCAAATCCTTACAACCCATTCGCCGCAGTTTTTGGGTCTGGGAGGCTCGCATAACAACTTGTGGCCGCTGTCCCATTACGGCAAAGATGTGATTGTGGGCGTGATTGACAGCGGAATATGGCCTGAGAGCAGAAGCTTTAATGATAAAGGCCTGGGACCTGTGCCCCCAAAATGGAAGGGCGTGTGTCAAAGCGGCGACATGTTCGATTCCTCTCATTGCAACAGGAAAATCATTGGAGCTCGCTATTTCTTTAGAGGCTACGAAGCACACCAGGGCAAACTCAACAAGAGCGAGATAAATTCGGCGAGAGACAGCGAGGGCCATGGCACGCACTGTGCTTCGATTGCTGCGGGGTCGGAAGTGGGAGGAGTGAGTTTCAATGGTTTTGGCAACGGAACGGCCAGAGGGATGGCTCCTCAGGCCAGATTGGCCGTGTCTAAAGTCCTCTGGGATGGTAATGTCGACGACTGCGACCAACTTGCTGCCATAGAAATGGCCGTTTCAGACGGCGTGGATATTATTTCTTTGTCGCTTGGCTACGAGGAAAGGCCTTTTTGCAAGGATCCCCGAGCCATCGGAGCCTTCAAAGCGATGGCCAAGGGCGTGGTCTTTTCGTCTGCAGCCGCCAACGATGGACCTTTTTCCGCTTCCCTCCGAAACACGGCTCCGTGGTTGATAACTGTTGGAGACAGCAGTATGGACAGAAAATTTCCCGCCGCTGTAAGAATTGGCAATCATGAGATCTACAGAGATTCTTCTCTTTCTCAAGCTGCTCAAGTAACTGAACCATTGCCTGTGGTATATGTATCTCAAAATAAAAGCACCAGGCGCTGCATCTCAGGTCTCCATCCCAGCATGGTGAAAGATAAAATTGTGGTATGTGATGTAGCAGATAGTTGTGATAACGTGCCAAATGAAGTTTCAACGCTGGTGAAAAAAGCTGGGGGAGCTGCAATCATCTTCGCCAGTGATATCTGCTGTGGGTCGGACGAAATAATCGGCGATTATGATCTGCCCTTTATTAGCGTCGATTTTGCAGACGGAGAGAAAATCAAAAAGTACATAAACAGTACCAGTAATCCTACAGCCGCCGTAAGGCCAACAGGATTGACAGTGGTAGGAAAGGCGGTAAGAGCTTCTATTGTTGCTTCCTTTTCTTCGAGGGGGCCCAGTTGGGAATTTCCAGATATACTGAAACCAGATGTGGTTGCTCCCGGCGTCAACATATTAGCACCCTATAAGGGAGGACGATACATGTGCGAGTCAGGGACATCCAGGTCGTGTCCGCACGTAAGTGGCCTTGCAGCGCTCATACGAAGCGTTCATCCTTCCTGGAGTCCTGCCGCTATTAAATCGGCTCTCATGACATCTGCTTACGTCCGTGACAACAAAGATCAGCCCATCAAAGATGCATTCGATGGAAAGCCGCACACCCATTCGCGTTGGGCTCAGGTCATGTAA